Within the Bacillus spongiae genome, the region AGAAGAAAGTCAATATACAGTATTAGTTAAACATATGTACCCAGATGCCAATACCGAATAGAAGGTTATTTTTAAAATTTCTTCAGTCATGAATACTCTGTCAAACGGCGTTCACTGACATCGTAGCAAAATAAAAACGCTCGGAATCCCACTGTACCCCAAGCGTTAAATGGATGTTTAAAAACCGTTCGTCTCGCTGCTTTTGTTCATAATTTTGAATCGAGTTATTATAATCCTCCTACTCCCCTTACACTAGTTGCTTCATACAATATGTGGAATTTAAGGATTCCAGAAATAGTCAATCGTTTTATCAACGGTTTCTTTTGAATGTTTTTCTTTTTCTTTCCATCTTCTCCTAATATTTGTCCGGACTCGATAGCCTCTTCGATACTCCTCTTCCACTTCAATAAACTCTTCTTCATTTGGATCAACGGAATCGTCGAAAAGGTCATACTCGGTCTCATCTATTTCTTCTTCGTTTATCGGTTGGGTTTCTTCAACTTCTTCTAAATCCTCTTCCTGAGGTAAATCGATTATTCTTTCACAAATGCTGTGAATATAAAGAGGGTTAATCAAATGGACTTCCTCATTACGCACTATTTTATAGTGATCTTCACTACAATCAATTAACGTTCCTTCTATTATATCTGTCTCACCAAGGTCGATTGTCACTTCTTTCTGAAACAATGAACAAAGTAATTGTTCCACTTTGTCTACTTGTTCAAATTCAGTTATCTCTGCATTGGATTCCTCTACTTGCTTGACAAGATCTTCATAAATTGTATGGATGTGAGCGATATTATAGTAAACAATTCCATTCGTTTCATTAGAAACGATGAGATAGTTTTCAACATAGCCAAGTATTAATCCACTTTTCGTGTCATTATTAATATAAGTGTATTTGTTTTGAAATGATTGAACCAATTCTGAAAAATCACTATAGATACTCCATTCTGGCTCTGCTTCCTCTTCTTGCTCTGGTGAAATCTTCACATCTGTTTTTTCAATAATTCTTTTTACATGGTTGGTGTTAATATAGATAAGTTGATCAACATTCGTTGAAACAACTATATAATCAGATGGCGCATCCAGCAACAAGCCGCTGTTAATTTCAGACGAACCAAGTTCGATGTTCACCACTTTTCCTTTCAATGTTTCTAAGAACGAATGAAAGGAATCTTTCGGTGATGACATAGCAACTCCTCCCTTTTCTATAGACGATTTAATCATATTTCTACACCATATATACGTTCTTCGGGAGGGCATTGACCCAATCTAAAGCCCATTTTTCATAAAATCAGCGAATGCCTAATTCCTTGCTTGTACGTTGATATAATTGCTTGTTTGGTTAAAGTTTAGCACCTCATCATTCTAGAAAGGACGATAGGCAGGAATCTAACAGGAAGACATCGAATAGAAAGGAGATAAAAAAAAGAAGGAGAGGTAGTATAATGAAAAATCCTATTTTAAATGAAATTGGTGCAATTTTTGTTCCTGTCCGAAACATAGAGGAAGCACGAGAGTGGTATAGTCAAATCTTAGGCCTGCCCGCAGATGGTGAAATACAATTTGGTCATATTTATGTTCTTCCAATGAAAGGGACACAAGTCGTATTAGACAGCAAAATCTACTCCCCTGAGAAGACATTTAAAGCTCCTACCTTCCACTTTAATACAGAAAATATTGAGGAAGCTTATACGTATATGAAAAATAAAGAGGTCGATATGACCTCAAATATTGAACATAATCATTATTTTACTTTCAAAGACCCAGATGGGAATCACCTCATGATTTGTAAATGTTAGTCAAAACGACCAAGCATATAGTACCCATATGTCCTATATGCACATTTTTTATAATAGGCGTTTTTTCTAATAATAGATAAAACGACTTGGTTATCCAATGATGTGAAAACATAAAAAAGGAGGTTCCTACTTGCCACAAGGACTTATACATCATATAGAAATTTATGTTTCTAATTTGAAAAATTCAGTTGCCTTTTGGGGTTGGTTATTAGAGGAATTAGGATATGAACCTTATCAAAAATGGGAAATTGGGCAAAGCTGGATCATTGGAGAAACATACCTATGTTTCGTGCAAACAGAAGAAAGATTTATGGATGTTCCCTATCATAGATGTCGCGTAGGCCTAAATCATTTAGCTTTCCACGCAAGTTCACGTCAACACGTTGATGAAGTAACAAGAAAGCTAAAAGAAAAAGGTGTGACCATTCTTTACCCTGATAAACACCCTTTTGCAGGAGGGAAAGATTATTATGCTGTATTTTTTGAAGACCCAGATCGAATAAAGGTTGAATTAGTAGCACCTTGACCTTTTTTTCGTTCGCAGGATTCAATGCCTCGTAGTTAGATACTGAAAAATACGAGAATATTCATCCTCTACTCGTCTAATAAATCACACCATTACAAAAAAACCTTTCAAATTGAAAGGTTTTTTCTAATAGTTCGAATGTAAAATGGGCGATGAATGCATAAACAGTTAGACTTATCAACTGAATTAATCCGTTTGATTACATAATTGGAACATTCGCCATACACTATAAAGAAGCAATCGATTGAAGGTTTATATAAACGACTAACGTATCATGAATAAAGGAGGGAAATGAATGAAATATGATTTTCATAAGAAACGGAAAATAACAGAATTGGACTTATCCCCTTTTTCCCCCATCGGGGACGGCAAAGATGGAAAAATTTATAAATTATCGCAAAAGAAGTGTGTTAAGTACTATTTCCATGAAGAAACACAACAGAAAGAACTACAAGCTTTACAAACTGGTCAATCCTCCCCTATTTTTCCTCGTCTTTATGAATATGGAGACAATTATATTGTGATGGAATATGTTCAAGGAATATCACTTGCACGTTACTTAAAGCATAATAGAACAATGAATAAAGAACTCACATTAAAAATTTTAAATGTACTCGAAGAATTGAAGCGTGTAGGGTTCAATCGATGGGATACAGAAGTTCGACATATGCTAATAAACATAAAAGGTGAATTTAAAGTCATCGACCATAAACGAGCATTCTCAACGACTACAACTGTTCCTAAAAAACTCTTTAAAGGAATTCGTAAATTTGGCTTAATGGAAGAGTTTTTAACTCATGTGAAAACGCTAAAGCCTTCGTTGTATAAAGAATGGAAGGATAAGGTTTGAACTAGTCTTTGTTCACCTACTCCGTTTCCTCTATTGAATATGTTTGATTTCTTTTGTACGGTTAAGAGATTACCGTACGATACATAGTTCGTTTGAATCGACTCCGTTCGTAAAGGGATTGTATTTTTCCATTCCTCGAAACCAAAAGGAAATCGCTCTTTTAGTTGCCCTGAAACATCATATTATTAGGTATTTCATTTGAGAAAAATCACCTTTATACCATCTGTCGTTTTGATTCCTTTTGTTCTTTTTAACTCACATTACCTATACTAAACCAAACCTAGTGATTATTTTAGAGTCGCGATTTCAGTATCTATAGGCGCTAATGAAACGATTATTAACGATAAAGAACTCCCTTTATGTTTTCAAACGATTTTTTAAGTACAGTAAAAGAAAATGGAATCACGAATATGGCTGATACCAACAGCTTGTATTTATAGACAACCGGAAATGGTCAAAGAAGCACATTGATGATAACACGAAATAAACTCACTATTTTTAGGTTTAATAGTTGCTTGAGTTAGTTGAATATCACTTTAATTAAGATTTTTTATAAGGTTTATTTATACTTCTTTCGATATTTCAAACTACTTTACATCACCCTTCAAACTTCTTCACTAGTAGAAAAGTCCCTCATCACCCGTCTGTTCTCACTATCATTGATAGACAGTTTTCTTATATCGTTGCTGTAACGGCGGTCGTGAAGGTTTACGTTCAAGACCATTCTTATTATCTGTTTACCTATTCGTATATTTTCAACAAAGACGACGTTAATTTTTCATTTAAAAAGAAGTTGTCATATTTACCACTGCCCTTCCGCTTCTGTCTATTTCCTCTTTGTTCCTTTCAACATATAGTAATGTAATACGTGTTAGATTGGAGGAATGAACATTGAGCAATACGGTTTTAGTCATTGCAGCACATCCAGACGACGAATTGTTAGGGCTAGGTGGAACGTTAAAACGACTAATTCTTCAAGGGAATAAAGTTGTGTCGATTATTACCGCACTCGGCAGAAAAGAAGAAGCGCACCATATTCAGCAGCTCGCTAGACAAGCAAATAATGAAATCGGGATTCATGAGCTCATTTTTTTAGAACACCCAAACCTTGAACTAGAAATGCAGCCACTGCATTTATTAACGAAGCAAATCGAAGGGTTCATTGCCCGTTATAATCCTGATACGATTTTTACACATCATTACGGTGACCTAAACCGAGATCACCAGGTGACATTTCAGGCAGTATTAACCGCTGCGCGCCCATTGCCAAACAATAAGCCAATCGATATCCTTGCATTTGAAACGGTTTCTTCAAGTGAATGGAATACCCAAACAAACGACCATACTTTTAAACCAAATTATTTTGTAAATATTTCTACAACGATTGATCATAAACTATCAGCATTGAAGCATTACGATGTTGAAATGAGGGATTTCCCGCATCCCCGCTCTTTCGAGGGGGTAAAACATTTAGCGAATGTCCGAGGCATGACAGTTGGCGTTCCGTATGCCGAAGCATTCGAGATGATTAGGAGGGTTTGGCAATGAGTGAGCTCCTATTCCCCTATCCTTATGTCATCTCCGCATTAGATCACTATTATAACGTCACACCACCTTTATCAGAAAAAGACTATAATCAAAAACCAAGTGGAGGGTCAGGTGGAAAAAAGAAACGATCTTCTAAAAAACAACTGTCCATTTTAATTGCAACATTTTGGGACTACCCCCATACAGGAGGGCTATCTAACTATATTACCTCATTGCGAGATGGCCTCATAGAAATGGGACATAAAGTCGATGTAATTTCGCCTAATCAATTTCCTCAGGAGAAGGTTGCAGCCTTAAGGAAAGAGATTGTCCCTAAATTAAAGAATTTTCTTACAAACCGCTACGGAGAGTACTCAAAAAAAATATTACAAAGCACCCGTCTCTTATATATTTATGAACAAATGTTAATGAAAATGGACCTCGATCAATACGATATCTTTCATGCTCAAGATCTTTTTACAGCGAATATTCTAGGTAGGTTTAATGCTAAATACAATAAACCTTTATTATTTACCCCGCATGGGATGTTTACCTTTAATCGAATCAAATTTAATCGTATTGAAAAGGGATCAGTCGAAGAAATTTACTATGAAACAATTGAACGGAAAGCGATAAAATACGCTGATCATCTTATTGTGATCAGTGACTCCTTTCATAAACCTCTAAAGGACATGGGAGCAAAAGCTAAGAAATTAACTACCATCTACACTGGAATTGACTTTCCAGCAGTACAAAGGAAAAAAAACAAAAAAATCATCATTTCATCCATATCTAGACTCGGTCCTCGAAAAGGTCATAATGACTTATTAAAGGCTCTTTCCAAAATAAAAAAACACACGAAACATGTGGAGGTTCTAATCGTTGGAGATGGTGAAATGAGAACGACACTGGAAGAAATGAAAGAATCGCTTCACTTAGACAACGTCCGCATTTTAGGAAAACGAGACGACATAGCCAACATTTTAAGTCATACGGATATATTTGTCCTTCCTACACTAAACGACAACCTACCTGTGTCAATTATCGAAGCGATGCATAGCCGTACTGCGGTAATTACAACGAACTGCGGGGGTATTCCAGAATTAATCGAACACGATAAAACGGGTATTATCATCGAACCTAAAGATATTAAAGCTCTTTCCAAACAACTTAAACGTCTCATTCTGGAAAAAGATACCCGAGCTAAATTGGCACAAAATGCTTACGACTACGCTCAAAAACAACTTACCCGTGACATGATGGTCAATCAAATTTCCGAAAAATATCAACAACTATTGGCAAGTAAGGAAGAGGAACGCAATGAATAAACATGCTGCCGTAGTTCTCGATTTAAGCGCAAATGGTGTAGGGATGATTCATATATTAGCGGATAAAGGAATTGATGTGTATGCATTTGATACAGAAGGTCCGTATCAAAAAGGGAAATCTCGCTTAGCTTCATGTGCTATTTGCCCAAGTCCACTAACAGAAGAAGCAGAGCTACTTTCCTTTTTGATTAAATTCGCCAAGGATTTTGACGAAAAACCTGTTCTATTCGTCGGAGCCGACGATTATGTTATTTTCGTTTCAAAATACCGGGGTGTACTGGCTGAATATTTCCTATTTATATTTCCTGAACACTCCCTTGTAGAAGATTTATTAGATAAAAAGAAAACATATGACATCGCGAAAGAACACAATGTCCCAACAGCCAAAACATTTTTTGTTGAAAATGAAGACCAATTAGAAGCCACTATAGACGAACTAGAATTTCCTTGTATATTAAAGCCCGTTGCTGGTCATGAATTTCGGAAACATTTAAATACGAAGGCCATCTTAATCGAAAATGCGACCCAACTACGAGAAGAGTTTCCTCTTTATCAAAATGTGGGGGAAATCGTCATTCAAGAGATTATTCCAGGAGACAATCAAACGTTTTACAAACTAGCCACTTTCTTTGATGACGAAATGAATTTAATTGCCTTATTCACACTCCAAAAAAATCACCAGTTTCCCATACAATTTGGGACAGGAGCACACATCGTATCAAAACGAATTCCCGAATTAGTAAATTTAGGCGTGCCACTATTAGAAACGCTCCAACTAAAAGGGATTGGGATGATTGAATACAAAAAAGATCCACGTGACGGAGAATATAAGCTGATTGAGATCAATCCTCGTTTTTGGTTAACACATAGTTTAACAGGAGCAGCAGGTGTAGATTTTGTCTATTTATATTATCAATATTTAACAGGGCAGCAGCCGTCAGCACAACTTGAACAAATCGATGGGGTTCAATGGATCTATCTCGTTCGTTATTTTCTAACTTTCCTTGAAAAACGGAAACGGGGACTCATGAAGATAAAGGATTTCACATCAGGTTTTAAAGGAAAAAACGTCTATGCTCTCTTTTCCTGGCGTGATCCAATGCCTTTTATTAGAAGCTCACTATCTCATTTACGGAATGCATGGAATCGGAAAAAAAAGGAGTGATTTGTGTGTACCAACCGAAAGAACTGTATTCTTTATTCAAAAAACATAAGATTGAGGAGAAGCTATCCACTTCCTTAGAAGAATCAGTGAGAATTGTTCCGTCATCAATTGAATGCTTGAAGTCAACCCAACGCAGCAGCATTTATAAATTGCAAGTCAAATCATCGAAAAGCAACTACCCTATCATTTTTAAAATCTATTCGTCTACAAACTATAAAAACGAAATTGAAATTAATCTTTATACGAAGGCTTACCCTTTCCTTGAATCCTTCCTACCAAAAATCCACGTTGTAGAGTCTTTCATTAACGGTGGAGAAACATGGATTTTCATGGAATGTCTACAGCAAATCCGGGGACAGCTTACATTTACCCCAAAGCATTTTGACTACATTATCCCGTCCATTTCCCAGCTGCATGCTCACACGTATGAAGACAATTTTCATCAAGAGGAAAGTACGTTCCAACCATGGCTTCCCATATATGATTCCAAAAAAATGAGAACGAGGCGTCGAAAATCCATCTCCAAAACGATGGTTTTTTTACAGGACGCAGCAAAGGATAAACATTTAAAAAGGATTATTGCACCTCGCTACAAGGCACTTATGAAAACGTACGATCGTGGACCTGATTTTTTTCCTGAATTAATGGAAAGTGGTTCATCCATTACACACGGTGACCTTCATATGCAAAATATTTGTTCAAAAGACGTCAGCAAGGAAAGAGCCTGGGATATTCAATTGATTGATTGGGAAGGAGCAAAGTTCGCTTCTGGCTGGTTTGACATGATTGTGTTAGTGGAAATTTTATTAGGCTTCCGAAAAGATTGGCAGCCTCATGCCGAGGAAATTCGAACGCACTGCATTAACGTGTACGCAAACGAAATGCAAAAACGCGGAATTCAGTTTGATGAGAAACCACTAGATCTGTATAAGATGGCCTATTTGCAACGGACACTGGAAAAAGGGCTACAAACTCAGCTCCGTCGTCTTTTTGATAATCGTGGAGGGGAGCTTCTGCTTTATCACCTTACCAAAATTGAAACGTGGGGCAAAGATTTGGGGATTTACAAATAGAAGGAAAGAGTGAGAAAAATGAGTGAAAAAAACAATGAGCAATTGGAGCCCCTCTTCATTCACCCCACTCTCTTGTCTGTTATGGATCGATTTTACGATGTCCCAACAAAAAGTCCAATTCCGTCCAACTTGCAGTCATTTGGACGGAAAAGCTCCTCTATTTTAAACAAATTGAACATCTTATATGTAACATTTCTTAAATATCCAAACACAGGCGGACTTTCAAACTATATTACCTCATTGAAATCTGGATGCGAGAAGTTAGGTCATCACGTAGATGTCCTCTCGCCACTCCAAATGTCACAGGCTGAATTTAATAACCATATCCCTTTTGCAGCTGAGCAAGCAAGATCATTTATGCATAATCGGTACGGTGTCGTTCATGAAAAAATCGTCAAAAACTTGAGCTTTCTTCACGTCTATACGTTATTTCTTGAAAGAAAACAAATCGACACCTATGATGTCATTCACGCCCAAGATTTATTTGCTCTCTTTATTTTAAGTAGTCTAAATCACCGATATAAGAAGCCGTTGCTTTTTACTCCACATGGCTTATTTACAAAAAGCCGTTTAAAATTCAAAAAAATTCAAGCTGGATCTCTTGAAGAATTATATTTTACAGAAATTGAAAAGCAAGGATTGAGAGCAGCAAATGAAATCATCATCATCGCGGATGCCTTCCGTACGCCTTTAGCTTCATTTGATGCAAAAGAAGAACAGATGACCACTATACATTCAGGAGTTGAGTTCAACCCACTTCCAAAATTACAACATAAAGAAAAAGTCATTATTAGCTGTGTAGCCAGACTTTCTCCGCGCAAAGGACATGAAGGGTTGTTACACGCTTTTGCCTTACTAGGAGAAGAAGCCTCTAATGTTGAGCTTTGGATTATTGGAGACGGAGTAATGAAAGAGACACTCATCAAACAAGTGAATGATTTACAGCTTTCAAACGTACTTTTTTTAGGAAAACGAACTGACATTGCTGAGATTCTTTCACATTCTGATATATATGTTCTCCCAACCTTAAATGATAATTTTCCATTAGCCCTTATTGAAGCCATGCTTTCTCAGCAAGCCATTATTACAACGACTTGTGGAGGAATTCCAGAAATGATTCAACATGAGAGAACAGGACTTCTCTGCGAGCCAGGAAATGTTGAGGAGTTAACAAACGCCATTCGTTATCTCCTTTCAAACGAAAATGCACGCCAAACGCTAGGCTTAGCAGCAAAAGCTTACGCTACCGACCATTTTACCTCAAGTGTGATGGCGACAAAAATGGAGAAGGTTTATAAATCCTATATTGAAACGATTAACGAATGAGCACTGTCAAACGGTCGTATGTGGAGATTTTCCGGAGATACTAGAGCCTACTTAAAGAAAGAGAGACCATGTAAATTTGGTCTCTCCTTTTCATTATGATTAAAAAATTCTATGACTTAACCTATTTCTTTAAGAAATGTCAAAGATTCGAAAACCAATTAGTCTAGGATTAAGGAGTCATGTAAATAACTCACTTGATCAACTAAAAATCCGTCCAATTGTCTTTTTCGATCAGACACTAATTGGATATTCACTTCATCGCCTTCGACTTCCACCCAAATATCTTCATTAATGCCATCATATGTTGCTACAACATCTCCATTTTTATCTTTTACATAGACGAAGTCAGAACCTTGTTCTGTATAAATAGCAACAAAATGAATCTTGATTTTTTCAACTCCTGGTTTTGAATACGTAAATACTTGATTGTAATTTCTTGGGTATGGATGAGGAGATCGAATTTCTACCATTTCATCAAACCATTTTTTGTCGACTAGATCAGCTTGTTCAGGGTTCTCTGGGAACGTCGCCGTAATAGAATATGGACTTTCACTGATTGTGTCGTCTAACCCGACAACTTCAACATAATAGGTTCCTGCTTCTGAAGTTGACAAGACGATGGACTCATTAGAGGCCTCATCAGCTACCGATGTCTCAATAAGTTGTTTATTACTATCGTATAAATACAGCTCATAATCAACCGGGACATCTACTGTAAGATTCGTTAAATTGACTGTAATCTCCCCATCAACATCTGAAGTAAAGCTGTAATAATCTTTATCTGTTGCAGATGAGATAGTCGTTGTGTATACTTCATCGTCTGTTAATTGATAGGCTGCCTCAAATGTATCATTTGAATCCGCAGCACTACCGATTCCAACAGAAGCAAATCCATCCGCAACGGCGCTGTATTCTTCACTATCCGCACCATATAGGTCCTCTGTCGCCTGTAATATAGCGTTACGTGCATCGATAAATTGGGATTGAGACGTTAAATATTTTGTTAAAGCTCGGTAATAGATTTCACCTGTTTTATCAAGGTTCACATCTTCTCCGGCAACGGTATTTTTTAAGTCAATTGCATTAGCAATATGGTAGAAAGCCTTATTCGGAATACCACTATTTGTATGAACTCCGCCATGATCCCCATCAGCAGTATTTGGAAGGACAACAAAATCATTCATATGATCAGGTTGTCCATAAAGCGTTGGGTCCTCCATACTTCTTAACGCATCTCCCGCTACATTAGGCGTATAGACGTCCTCACCCAATAACCAATCGACAGAATCCGTAGTATCATTTTCTGCTTCTACGATTATTCCAAATACATCTGAGAAGGATTCATTTAATGCACCTGATTCATTTTCATACACTAAATCGGCTGAAAAATCAGTAACGGCATGTGTTAACTCATGGGCAACTACATCTAAAGACCCTGATAACGGGCTGAAAGTTATTCCATCTCCATCTCCATATACCATTTGTGTTCCGACCCAAGCGGCATTATTCCAAGCCTTTTCTACATGGACACTTGATACGATATCGCTTCCTTTATCATCATAGCTATTGCGATTATGCTTATCATAAAAATAATCGTAGACGACTCCACCATAATAATGCGCATCTACTGCCGCTTTGTCCTCAAAGATGTTATCGCTATCTGAAACAATTGAACCTGTATTCCATATTTCGTTAGAATCATAGGTTCTAATCACACCATCCAATAAAATTGGAGCCGTTTCATCCACATTAAACATCGATTTTGTCGTATCGATTAAATAATATGATCCCTTATCAGCATCAAAATAAGTGTTGAGGCTTTTACTATCGCCTAAAACGCCTGTACCTGTTCCCGTTTGTGGTCCA harbors:
- a CDS encoding M4 family metallopeptidase; this encodes MKKRKFVSTLLATSLSVGAFLTPTTISSVSANSVPETTSAEGNETLKQQSKLKKMIEKTTKAKKKLKISWDEKKGVPRYISGKLSDENADISAFLKENKDLFQIEDGEFKIVERETDELGMTHYRTQFTVDGIPVYGAELNVHTDQNGVVTSINGQAEPKLLNKKWSNSIKLSKENALEAAEEHLSLSPEEDTYTTEPKVDLYLYKHEEKWVPAYIVELQFLEPYIGRELIFIDAKKGDVLKSQNLIKHATETGPQTGTGTGVLGDSKSLNTYFDADKGSYYLIDTTKSMFNVDETAPILLDGVIRTYDSNEIWNTGSIVSDSDNIFEDKAAVDAHYYGGVVYDYFYDKHNRNSYDDKGSDIVSSVHVEKAWNNAAWVGTQMVYGDGDGITFSPLSGSLDVVAHELTHAVTDFSADLVYENESGALNESFSDVFGIIVEAENDTTDSVDWLLGEDVYTPNVAGDALRSMEDPTLYGQPDHMNDFVVLPNTADGDHGGVHTNSGIPNKAFYHIANAIDLKNTVAGEDVNLDKTGEIYYRALTKYLTSQSQFIDARNAILQATEDLYGADSEEYSAVADGFASVGIGSAADSNDTFEAAYQLTDDEVYTTTISSATDKDYYSFTSDVDGEITVNLTNLTVDVPVDYELYLYDSNKQLIETSVADEASNESIVLSTSEAGTYYVEVVGLDDTISESPYSITATFPENPEQADLVDKKWFDEMVEIRSPHPYPRNYNQVFTYSKPGVEKIKIHFVAIYTEQGSDFVYVKDKNGDVVATYDGINEDIWVEVEGDEVNIQLVSDRKRQLDGFLVDQVSYLHDSLILD
- a CDS encoding kinase, which encodes MKYDFHKKRKITELDLSPFSPIGDGKDGKIYKLSQKKCVKYYFHEETQQKELQALQTGQSSPIFPRLYEYGDNYIVMEYVQGISLARYLKHNRTMNKELTLKILNVLEELKRVGFNRWDTEVRHMLINIKGEFKVIDHKRAFSTTTTVPKKLFKGIRKFGLMEEFLTHVKTLKPSLYKEWKDKV
- a CDS encoding VOC family protein, producing MPQGLIHHIEIYVSNLKNSVAFWGWLLEELGYEPYQKWEIGQSWIIGETYLCFVQTEERFMDVPYHRCRVGLNHLAFHASSRQHVDEVTRKLKEKGVTILYPDKHPFAGGKDYYAVFFEDPDRIKVELVAP
- a CDS encoding glycosyltransferase family 4 protein, with the translated sequence MSELLFPYPYVISALDHYYNVTPPLSEKDYNQKPSGGSGGKKKRSSKKQLSILIATFWDYPHTGGLSNYITSLRDGLIEMGHKVDVISPNQFPQEKVAALRKEIVPKLKNFLTNRYGEYSKKILQSTRLLYIYEQMLMKMDLDQYDIFHAQDLFTANILGRFNAKYNKPLLFTPHGMFTFNRIKFNRIEKGSVEEIYYETIERKAIKYADHLIVISDSFHKPLKDMGAKAKKLTTIYTGIDFPAVQRKKNKKIIISSISRLGPRKGHNDLLKALSKIKKHTKHVEVLIVGDGEMRTTLEEMKESLHLDNVRILGKRDDIANILSHTDIFVLPTLNDNLPVSIIEAMHSRTAVITTNCGGIPELIEHDKTGIIIEPKDIKALSKQLKRLILEKDTRAKLAQNAYDYAQKQLTRDMMVNQISEKYQQLLASKEEERNE
- a CDS encoding PIG-L deacetylase family protein, whose product is MSNTVLVIAAHPDDELLGLGGTLKRLILQGNKVVSIITALGRKEEAHHIQQLARQANNEIGIHELIFLEHPNLELEMQPLHLLTKQIEGFIARYNPDTIFTHHYGDLNRDHQVTFQAVLTAARPLPNNKPIDILAFETVSSSEWNTQTNDHTFKPNYFVNISTTIDHKLSALKHYDVEMRDFPHPRSFEGVKHLANVRGMTVGVPYAEAFEMIRRVWQ
- a CDS encoding glycosyltransferase family 4 protein encodes the protein MSEKNNEQLEPLFIHPTLLSVMDRFYDVPTKSPIPSNLQSFGRKSSSILNKLNILYVTFLKYPNTGGLSNYITSLKSGCEKLGHHVDVLSPLQMSQAEFNNHIPFAAEQARSFMHNRYGVVHEKIVKNLSFLHVYTLFLERKQIDTYDVIHAQDLFALFILSSLNHRYKKPLLFTPHGLFTKSRLKFKKIQAGSLEELYFTEIEKQGLRAANEIIIIADAFRTPLASFDAKEEQMTTIHSGVEFNPLPKLQHKEKVIISCVARLSPRKGHEGLLHAFALLGEEASNVELWIIGDGVMKETLIKQVNDLQLSNVLFLGKRTDIAEILSHSDIYVLPTLNDNFPLALIEAMLSQQAIITTTCGGIPEMIQHERTGLLCEPGNVEELTNAIRYLLSNENARQTLGLAAKAYATDHFTSSVMATKMEKVYKSYIETINE
- a CDS encoding carbamoyl-phosphate synthase codes for the protein MNKHAAVVLDLSANGVGMIHILADKGIDVYAFDTEGPYQKGKSRLASCAICPSPLTEEAELLSFLIKFAKDFDEKPVLFVGADDYVIFVSKYRGVLAEYFLFIFPEHSLVEDLLDKKKTYDIAKEHNVPTAKTFFVENEDQLEATIDELEFPCILKPVAGHEFRKHLNTKAILIENATQLREEFPLYQNVGEIVIQEIIPGDNQTFYKLATFFDDEMNLIALFTLQKNHQFPIQFGTGAHIVSKRIPELVNLGVPLLETLQLKGIGMIEYKKDPRDGEYKLIEINPRFWLTHSLTGAAGVDFVYLYYQYLTGQQPSAQLEQIDGVQWIYLVRYFLTFLEKRKRGLMKIKDFTSGFKGKNVYALFSWRDPMPFIRSSLSHLRNAWNRKKKE
- a CDS encoding VOC family protein — translated: MKNPILNEIGAIFVPVRNIEEAREWYSQILGLPADGEIQFGHIYVLPMKGTQVVLDSKIYSPEKTFKAPTFHFNTENIEEAYTYMKNKEVDMTSNIEHNHYFTFKDPDGNHLMICKC